A region from the Pseudonocardia petroleophila genome encodes:
- a CDS encoding type I polyketide synthase — protein MNEEQIAVIGLAVRLPGAEDATDLRWLLGRDGVEVDEVPVSRWARELYLGDQGHQGTHHRGAFLQDPFSFDHDAFGLAAEDAVHLDPQQRIMLEVGGRALEDSGYLGVRSRLRAGVFVGARMNSYGFDQGRGLSPDWMIGTATGPVTGRPVPAALWGRSQNFVAAWLSDRFDLSGPSLVVDTACSSSLTSVWLACQSLAAGSCDLAVVGGVDLLLDPLTFVLLSRTGALSPDGLCRTFDERADGYVPGEGAVAVVLKPMAAALADGDHVLGAIAGVGVNNDGATMGVTTPNLEAQVELLTEVYSRLDPRTVQLVEAHGTGTAIGDPIEVRALTEVFGRHRVPRGSVALGSLKRRIGHLHSASGLAGLAKILLGLHEGVLAGTPVEAPNARLRLDTSPFHLPPAAQAWPQAPVRRAAVSAFGFGGTNAHVVAEGVDAAPPSAAARAVEVLALSADSDYALRELVAQWIEFLPTVGAHLADVCATSRVARPHRTARVAVSGTDADGLAAALRRWLLGGGAPDAPRSVPIRPTPAPAPPAWLLALRDAHPAVAEVVGRFEAAVARPLGSFSGRLVEVCAGVALAVALRAVGVPGSAVDLPPGWGPVADFADGRCSLEQALGPVLAAPPAPGGGDLCAELATGDVDAVLAAVVAAAHSAGLDVDWAAHQGGAPFRRRPLPVAQARGRALDLREPLRSPEPGGPVSLDSGSVAEGYVFSRLFGAGEVPIAQHAVYRTLMLPGVAWFDFLRQGAHAAGDRFTGVDDLLFHRPLIPTSATRVVGRVDADGTFVVTDPEGTAPYVSGRYARGPVEPAAPLPLADLLARCGRTHAGSGIYRWLRRIGYHHGRYYRNISWVASLPGGGTLARIEGARQREMNPADVELFPGLLDSVTIAAIDPDDPVFGAADASAFIPLSVDGIRVLGPLDGAAYVRTEVAFWNEHACRVTQVVTDDAGVPLLVLRDISSKRVPADAFGPAPDSSPADTDPRHEIPLGVVSDPTDPAPVDPAPQPVAAQAPVPGGPVAARSPLAVALAWFLRESGTAEEHADTEFLSAGFDSVGLVELSDRLSRDHGLSLYPTVFFEYPTPRQFAEFVVEEAPDLVAAQSRAAAAPPTAASEPATSTPPPAPTTPPTPVPVAAIPAPAAHVTAPQVPAVPEPPTQVAAPQTPATPAPAGPVAGPPAVTPSTTAARAAAAHDEHPTPRPDRDVAVVGLAIRVPTADDLDGMWSLLVEGRDTVGPLPEGRWAEGTARASFLEQVDEFDPAPFRISPREAPLIDPQARIVYETIWQALEDGGRIGERAEGSRTGLWIAYSHDHYHEERARHGVASGRGLGLEAMIPNRLSHLMDWHGPSLVVNTLCSSALVALHSAVQHLRSGDIDTAVIGGVHAAISPEYFASMQEMGALSPHARCATFDDAADGFVPGEGAAAVVLRRVGDARRDGDRVRGVVKGVAVNHGGRTTRYSAPSPKAQRDVITAALADAGVHPDSIGMIEAHGTGTSLGDPIEIDGLTRAWRHHTDRAQFCAIGSVKTNIGHLEPAAGLAGLAKILLALQHDVIPPTLHITRPNQHIRFEETPFYPAAEPVAWPQTGGPRRAALSAFGMGGVNAHVIVEEPPDADERRPPAQESHVLRLTAPTEDGVRALAADHVEHLTRHPDTPLADLAHTATLGRALHRHRVATHATTTDELVEHLRGIATTGLAPGWARPGRPVPAGTPVVRHSGADAPPVAFLFTGQGSQYAGMGHGLYGAEPVFRDAIDECAQHLPGLTDLLYGERSAELTRTDHAQAGIVATQVALVRLLDAWGVRPDLVAGHSVGELTAAWAAGVLTLPDLLRLVERRGTAMNAAPAGGTMAVLHADAATARHLTSAYPDIEVAAHNSPTSTTLAGPADVLAGFREQLTAFNATHGTRFALTPLTVSHAFHSRDMAGAVAPFTDALRETAFAAPRIPFASTVTGALHTPRSAADPATYAAALTQPVLFTEALHALHAEGVHTYWEIGPQPVLGAFTAALPEPHDHVVRATLARGVHDQSHLHHHLTAHHNATGADLDFAGAQRGKDRRATTAPGYPFDRTRFWVTNRTADRKGIDSASA, from the coding sequence GTGAACGAGGAACAGATCGCGGTGATCGGCCTCGCCGTGCGGCTGCCGGGGGCCGAGGACGCCACCGACCTGCGCTGGCTGCTGGGCCGCGACGGCGTCGAGGTCGACGAGGTGCCGGTCAGCCGCTGGGCGCGGGAGCTCTACCTGGGCGACCAGGGCCACCAGGGCACGCACCACCGCGGCGCGTTCCTGCAGGACCCGTTCTCCTTCGACCACGACGCGTTCGGGCTGGCCGCCGAGGACGCCGTCCACCTCGACCCGCAGCAGCGGATCATGCTCGAGGTCGGCGGGCGGGCGCTGGAGGACTCCGGCTACCTCGGGGTGCGCTCGCGGCTGCGCGCCGGGGTGTTCGTCGGGGCCCGGATGAACTCCTACGGCTTCGACCAGGGCCGTGGCCTGTCCCCGGACTGGATGATCGGCACCGCCACCGGGCCGGTCACGGGCAGGCCGGTGCCGGCCGCGCTGTGGGGGCGGTCGCAGAACTTCGTGGCGGCGTGGCTGTCGGACCGCTTCGACCTGTCCGGGCCGAGCCTGGTCGTCGACACGGCGTGCTCGTCGTCGCTGACGTCGGTGTGGCTGGCCTGCCAGAGCCTCGCCGCGGGCAGCTGCGACCTCGCCGTCGTCGGCGGCGTCGACCTGCTCCTCGACCCGTTGACGTTCGTGCTCCTCTCCCGCACCGGGGCGCTGTCCCCCGACGGCCTGTGCCGCACGTTCGACGAGCGCGCCGACGGCTACGTGCCCGGCGAGGGCGCGGTGGCGGTGGTGCTCAAGCCGATGGCGGCCGCGCTGGCCGACGGCGACCACGTGCTCGGGGCGATCGCGGGCGTCGGCGTCAACAACGACGGCGCGACGATGGGCGTGACCACGCCGAACCTGGAGGCGCAGGTCGAGCTGCTCACCGAGGTCTACTCGCGGCTGGACCCGCGGACGGTGCAGCTCGTCGAGGCGCACGGCACCGGGACGGCGATCGGCGACCCGATCGAGGTCCGCGCGCTGACCGAGGTGTTCGGGCGCCACCGGGTGCCGCGGGGGTCGGTGGCGCTGGGCTCGCTCAAGCGCCGGATCGGGCACCTGCACTCGGCGTCCGGGCTGGCCGGCCTGGCCAAGATCCTGCTCGGGCTGCACGAGGGCGTGCTCGCGGGCACGCCGGTCGAGGCGCCCAACGCCCGCCTGCGGCTCGACACCTCGCCGTTCCACCTGCCGCCCGCCGCGCAGGCGTGGCCGCAGGCGCCGGTGCGCCGGGCCGCCGTCAGCGCGTTCGGGTTCGGCGGCACCAACGCGCACGTCGTCGCGGAGGGGGTCGACGCCGCACCGCCCTCCGCGGCCGCGCGCGCCGTCGAGGTGCTGGCGCTGTCGGCGGACTCCGACTACGCCCTGCGCGAGCTGGTGGCGCAGTGGATCGAGTTCCTGCCGACGGTCGGCGCGCACCTGGCCGACGTCTGCGCGACGAGCCGGGTCGCGCGCCCGCACCGGACCGCGCGGGTGGCCGTCTCCGGGACCGACGCGGACGGGCTCGCCGCCGCGCTGCGCCGCTGGCTGCTCGGCGGCGGGGCTCCGGACGCGCCCCGCTCCGTGCCGATCCGGCCGACCCCCGCCCCCGCGCCACCGGCCTGGCTCCTCGCGCTGCGCGACGCCCACCCGGCGGTGGCCGAGGTCGTCGGGCGGTTCGAGGCGGCCGTCGCGCGGCCGCTGGGGTCGTTCTCGGGGCGGCTGGTCGAGGTGTGCGCCGGGGTGGCGCTCGCGGTCGCGCTGCGCGCCGTCGGGGTGCCGGGGTCCGCCGTGGACCTGCCGCCCGGCTGGGGCCCGGTCGCCGACTTCGCCGACGGCCGCTGCTCGCTGGAGCAGGCGCTGGGCCCGGTGCTCGCGGCCCCGCCCGCCCCCGGCGGCGGGGACCTGTGCGCCGAGCTCGCCACCGGCGACGTCGACGCGGTGCTCGCCGCCGTCGTCGCCGCGGCCCACAGCGCGGGGCTCGACGTCGACTGGGCCGCCCACCAGGGCGGCGCGCCGTTCCGGCGCCGCCCGCTGCCCGTCGCCCAGGCCCGCGGACGGGCCCTGGACCTGCGCGAGCCGCTGCGCTCGCCCGAGCCCGGCGGCCCGGTCTCGCTCGACTCGGGGTCCGTCGCCGAGGGCTACGTGTTCAGCCGGCTGTTCGGGGCGGGCGAGGTGCCGATCGCGCAGCACGCCGTCTACCGGACGCTGATGCTGCCCGGCGTCGCCTGGTTCGACTTCCTGCGCCAGGGGGCGCACGCGGCGGGCGACCGGTTCACCGGCGTCGACGACCTGCTGTTCCACCGCCCGCTCATCCCCACCAGCGCCACCCGCGTGGTCGGGCGGGTCGACGCCGACGGGACCTTCGTCGTCACCGACCCGGAGGGCACGGCGCCCTACGTCAGCGGCCGCTACGCCCGCGGCCCCGTCGAGCCGGCGGCCCCGCTGCCGCTGGCCGACCTGCTCGCGCGGTGCGGCCGCACCCACGCCGGGTCCGGGATCTACCGGTGGCTGCGCCGCATCGGCTACCACCACGGCCGCTACTACCGCAACATCTCCTGGGTCGCGAGCCTGCCCGGCGGGGGCACGCTGGCCCGGATCGAGGGCGCGCGGCAGCGGGAGATGAACCCGGCGGACGTGGAGCTGTTCCCGGGCCTGCTCGACAGCGTCACGATCGCCGCGATCGACCCCGACGACCCCGTCTTCGGCGCGGCCGACGCGTCGGCGTTCATCCCGCTGTCGGTCGACGGGATCCGGGTGCTCGGCCCGCTCGACGGTGCCGCGTACGTCCGCACCGAGGTCGCGTTCTGGAACGAGCACGCGTGCCGGGTGACGCAGGTCGTCACCGACGACGCGGGGGTCCCGCTGCTGGTGCTGCGCGACATCTCCTCGAAGCGGGTGCCCGCCGACGCCTTCGGCCCCGCGCCCGACAGCAGCCCTGCGGACACCGACCCCCGCCACGAGATCCCCCTCGGAGTGGTCTCCGACCCCACCGACCCCGCTCCCGTGGATCCCGCGCCGCAGCCGGTCGCCGCACAGGCACCGGTGCCGGGCGGGCCGGTCGCGGCGCGTTCGCCGCTCGCCGTCGCGCTGGCCTGGTTCCTGCGCGAGTCGGGCACGGCGGAGGAGCACGCCGACACCGAGTTCCTCTCGGCCGGGTTCGACTCCGTCGGGCTGGTGGAGCTGTCGGACCGGCTCAGCCGCGACCACGGCCTCTCGCTCTATCCGACGGTCTTCTTCGAGTACCCGACGCCGCGGCAGTTCGCGGAGTTCGTGGTGGAGGAGGCCCCGGACCTGGTGGCCGCGCAGTCCCGCGCGGCGGCCGCACCCCCCACCGCCGCATCCGAGCCGGCCACCTCGACCCCGCCACCCGCACCGACCACGCCGCCGACGCCCGTCCCGGTGGCAGCCATCCCGGCCCCCGCCGCCCACGTCACCGCCCCGCAGGTGCCGGCCGTCCCGGAACCCCCTACCCAGGTCGCGGCCCCGCAGACCCCCGCCACCCCGGCACCGGCCGGACCGGTGGCGGGCCCGCCGGCTGTGACCCCGTCCACCACCGCCGCCCGCGCGGCGGCCGCGCACGACGAACACCCCACCCCCCGTCCCGACCGCGACGTCGCGGTCGTCGGCCTGGCGATCCGCGTCCCCACCGCCGACGACCTCGACGGCATGTGGTCGCTGCTCGTCGAGGGCCGCGACACCGTCGGCCCGCTGCCGGAGGGCCGCTGGGCCGAAGGGACGGCGCGGGCGTCGTTCCTGGAGCAGGTCGACGAGTTCGATCCCGCCCCGTTCCGCATCTCCCCGCGCGAGGCCCCGCTGATCGACCCCCAGGCCCGGATCGTCTACGAGACGATCTGGCAGGCCCTCGAGGACGGCGGGCGGATCGGCGAGCGGGCGGAGGGCAGCCGCACCGGCCTGTGGATCGCCTACAGCCACGACCACTACCACGAGGAGCGCGCGCGGCACGGCGTCGCGAGCGGCCGGGGGCTGGGCCTGGAGGCGATGATCCCCAACCGGCTCTCGCACCTCATGGACTGGCACGGCCCGAGCCTGGTGGTCAACACGCTGTGCTCGTCGGCGCTGGTCGCGCTGCACAGCGCGGTGCAGCACCTGCGCTCCGGCGACATCGACACGGCCGTGATCGGCGGGGTGCACGCCGCGATCAGCCCGGAGTACTTCGCGTCGATGCAGGAGATGGGGGCGCTGTCCCCGCACGCGCGCTGCGCCACCTTCGACGACGCCGCCGACGGCTTCGTCCCCGGCGAGGGGGCCGCCGCGGTCGTGCTGCGCCGCGTCGGTGACGCCCGGCGAGACGGGGACCGCGTGCGCGGCGTCGTCAAGGGCGTCGCGGTCAACCACGGCGGCCGCACCACCCGCTACTCCGCGCCGAGCCCGAAGGCCCAGCGCGACGTCATCACCGCGGCGCTGGCCGACGCGGGCGTCCACCCCGACTCGATCGGCATGATCGAGGCCCACGGCACCGGCACCTCGCTCGGCGACCCCATCGAGATCGACGGCCTCACCCGGGCCTGGCGCCACCACACCGACCGCGCGCAGTTCTGCGCGATCGGCTCGGTCAAGACCAACATCGGGCACCTGGAACCGGCCGCGGGCCTGGCCGGCCTGGCCAAGATCCTGCTCGCGCTGCAGCACGACGTCATCCCGCCGACGCTGCACATCACCCGGCCCAACCAGCACATCCGGTTCGAGGAGACCCCGTTCTACCCGGCCGCGGAGCCGGTGGCCTGGCCGCAGACCGGTGGCCCGCGACGCGCCGCGCTGTCGGCGTTCGGGATGGGCGGTGTCAACGCGCACGTGATCGTCGAGGAGCCGCCGGACGCGGACGAGCGGCGGCCGCCCGCGCAGGAGAGCCACGTCCTGCGGCTCACCGCGCCCACCGAGGACGGGGTCCGGGCACTGGCCGCCGACCACGTCGAGCACCTGACCCGGCACCCGGACACCCCGCTCGCCGACCTCGCCCACACCGCGACGCTGGGCCGCGCCCTGCACCGCCACCGCGTCGCCACCCACGCCACGACGACCGACGAGCTCGTGGAGCACCTGCGCGGGATCGCCACCACCGGCCTCGCACCGGGATGGGCGCGCCCGGGCCGCCCGGTCCCGGCGGGCACGCCCGTCGTCCGGCACAGCGGTGCGGACGCGCCCCCGGTCGCGTTCCTGTTCACCGGCCAGGGCTCGCAGTACGCGGGGATGGGCCACGGCCTCTACGGGGCCGAGCCCGTGTTCCGGGACGCGATCGACGAGTGCGCGCAGCACCTGCCGGGGCTGACCGACCTGCTGTACGGCGAGCGCTCGGCCGAGCTCACCCGCACCGACCACGCCCAGGCCGGCATCGTCGCCACGCAGGTGGCGCTGGTCCGCCTGCTCGACGCGTGGGGCGTGCGCCCGGACCTGGTGGCCGGGCACAGCGTCGGCGAGCTGACCGCCGCCTGGGCCGCGGGAGTGCTCACGCTGCCCGACCTGCTGCGCCTGGTCGAGCGCCGCGGCACCGCCATGAACGCCGCACCCGCGGGGGGCACGATGGCCGTGCTGCACGCCGACGCGGCGACGGCACGGCACCTCACCTCCGCCTACCCGGACATCGAGGTCGCCGCGCACAACTCCCCCACCAGCACGACGCTGGCCGGTCCCGCCGACGTCCTGGCCGGGTTCCGCGAGCAGCTGACCGCGTTCAACGCGACCCACGGCACCCGGTTCGCGCTCACCCCGCTGACCGTCAGCCACGCCTTCCACTCCCGCGACATGGCGGGCGCGGTGGCCCCGTTCACCGACGCGCTGCGGGAGACGGCGTTCGCGGCGCCGCGCATCCCGTTCGCCTCCACCGTCACCGGCGCCCTGCACACACCGCGGAGCGCGGCCGACCCGGCGACCTACGCGGCGGCGCTCACGCAGCCGGTGCTGTTCACCGAGGCGCTGCACGCCCTGCACGCGGAGGGGGTCCACACCTACTGGGAGATCGGGCCGCAGCCGGTGCTGGGGGCGTTCACGGCCGCGCTGCCGGAGCCGCACGACCACGTGGTGCGCGCGACGCTGGCCCGCGGCGTCCACGACCAGTCCCACCTGCACCACCACCTCACGGCCCACCACAACGCGACGGGCGCCGACCTGGACTTCGCCGGCGCCCAGCGGGGCAAGGACCGGCGCGCGACGACCGCTCCGGGCTACCCGTTCGACCGCACCCGCTTCTGGGTGACGAACCGGACAGCGGACCGAAAGGGGATCGATAGCGCATCTGCCTAG
- a CDS encoding DNA alkylation repair protein, with translation MAGEYGLKRHFDGGAARLLGGMVAEHHAGFDVEGYAAEVERRIPGLELKDRVLVLAEGLRDRLPADYPAAVAVLLAVLGDELGEGGGMFNTSWFLMPVARFVEEFGLDHPEVSLDAIEEITKRHTGEYAIRPYVERHYELTMARVARWARDPSLNVRRLASEGVRPRLPWARTLHRFVDDPHPVLEILEPLRSDPSEYVRKSVANHLNDIARDHPEIALATATRWSRESPTDETAWIVKHALRVLVKKGDQRALALLGATGGEHITVHGLRLWPRDLQLPGTVALQVDLENTDTARHSVAVDYVVHHVRKNGRTIPKVFKLGVVDLGPGERRTLEKSHAVREVTTRAYYPGEHVVDIQVNGLALASDAFELRT, from the coding sequence ATGGCAGGCGAGTACGGGCTCAAGCGGCACTTCGACGGCGGAGCGGCGCGGCTGCTCGGCGGCATGGTCGCCGAGCACCACGCCGGGTTCGACGTGGAGGGCTACGCGGCCGAGGTCGAGCGCCGGATCCCGGGGCTGGAGCTCAAGGACCGGGTGCTGGTGCTCGCCGAGGGCCTGCGCGACCGCCTCCCCGCCGACTACCCCGCCGCCGTCGCCGTGCTCCTCGCCGTACTGGGCGACGAGCTGGGCGAGGGCGGCGGGATGTTCAACACCAGCTGGTTCCTCATGCCGGTGGCCCGGTTCGTCGAGGAGTTCGGGCTCGACCACCCGGAGGTCTCCCTCGACGCCATCGAGGAGATCACCAAGCGGCACACCGGCGAGTACGCGATCCGCCCCTACGTCGAACGGCACTACGAGCTGACGATGGCGCGGGTCGCGCGGTGGGCCCGCGACCCCAGCCTCAACGTCCGCCGCCTGGCCAGCGAGGGGGTGCGGCCGCGGCTGCCGTGGGCCCGCACCCTGCACCGGTTCGTCGACGACCCGCACCCGGTCCTGGAGATCCTGGAGCCGCTGCGCAGCGACCCGTCGGAGTACGTGCGCAAGTCGGTGGCCAACCACCTCAACGACATCGCCCGCGACCACCCCGAGATCGCGCTCGCCACCGCCACCCGGTGGTCGCGGGAGAGCCCGACCGACGAGACCGCGTGGATCGTCAAGCACGCGCTGCGGGTGCTGGTGAAGAAGGGCGACCAGCGGGCCCTGGCCCTGCTCGGCGCCACCGGCGGCGAGCACATCACCGTGCACGGCCTGCGGCTGTGGCCGCGCGACCTGCAGCTCCCCGGCACCGTCGCCCTGCAGGTCGACCTGGAGAACACCGACACCGCCCGCCACAGCGTCGCCGTCGACTACGTCGTGCACCACGTCCGGAAGAACGGTCGGACGATCCCCAAGGTCTTCAAGCTCGGCGTCGTCGACCTCGGGCCGGGCGAGCGCCGGACGCTGGAGAAGTCGCACGCCGTCAGGGAGGTGACGACGCGCGCCTACTACCCGGGCGAGCACGTCGTCGACATCCAGGTCAACGGCCTCGCGCTGGCCTCCGACGCGTTCGAGCTGCGCACATGA